The genomic segment AGATCAGTTAAAAGGGAGGCATCAATAATATCTTTAACCCGGTCATGCTGCATAACAAGGGTCAGAACATCCGTAAGCCCGGGACGGCTTTTAATTCTTGACACTTTTTCCATATGCTGATGATTAACAGTAATAATATTATTAAAAGATGCTTTACGTAAATCCTTTAACAATTCAACCTCACGGTTTCCGTCTTCAATCAATTCCTTCATTTCATCATCAATTGTATGTTTGACAACAATTGCCTGGGCCTGAAATTTTGGTGCCCCTCCTTTATCTGCAAATATCCTGTACAAAGCTTTTTTACCCACAACCTTGCCGTGAAAAGCATGTACCAGGCTGCCTTCATGAAAAAATATCATTTGTTTTAAGGGCCGGTTTCCTATTTCAAGGGTGCCTGACAATTTCCTGGTTTCAACATTTTTCATTACTGTTAAAAGCCATTCTTCTATGGCAAGACCTGAACCAGATTTTTCATCTTTTTTCTTGTCTTTTCTTTCCTGCCTGTTTTGGGAAATACTCAGGATTTTAGAATTTAATAATTCTGACAATATTGCAGAAGCCCTCGGTCTGCTCATTTTCCCGCTGTTTATAATCTCACTGGCAGTTAATTGTTTTTCTACCATTACCAGAATCTTTTGCAGCCTTTCCTTGCCGCACCGGTCTATTATTTCAGGGGGTATTTCAACCGAATTTTTAGCCAGTACTGATTCCAGGTCAGGCAGTATGCTGTATAATCCTTTGCCTTCATCAATAAGCCTGCTTCCCTGAAGAAGGGCAGCCATATTGGTCATGGTAATCTGTTCAGGTTCATTGATCTCTTTGCCGAAAAATTCAAAAAATCCTTCTTCTTCGTCCATAAGACCGTAAAAAGCTTCTGCACCTTCCAGGGCACCAAACTGGGCTTTCATCAGATTGCCTTTATTAAACAATATCCTGCCCATTGTTTTACCATCTGATGCTGAAAACTCAAGTTCTCCGCTTTTATGGTTGGATTCAACAATCTGCATTACATCATTTAGGTTCATCTGGGAGAGATTGCCGCTGAAATCTGCCTGGGATTTAAAGGATTTTGCCTTTATGGCACGCTCCATAACCTTTTCCATGCGTTCAAGCAGAAAATCAATTTTAACAGGCTTGCATACATAATCATCTGCTCCCAGGCGCAGACCTTCCAACTGATCTGTTGTATCTGTTCTGCCTGATAAAAAGATAAATGGAATACTTGCTGTTCTTGAATCCTGGCGGAGTTTTTCACAAAATTCATATCCGTTCATATTTGGCATATCTATATCAGATACAATTATATGGGGCTTGAGCATTGGTATTTTTTCCAAAGCTTCTCCGCCGCTGCTGCAGTATTCTGTTTCATAATCTGCTTTTGCCAGTTTAAATTTCAGCAGTCTTCCAATTTTGGGATCATCATCAACGATGAGAACCTTGCCTTTCATCTCCCCTCCTTCATTGCTGATAAATGAGATTTTTTTCAGCAATGGATTTCGGAAATTTATTAAACATCATAAATCAACCTTTATTAAAAAAAAATGAATGTTATGAAAAAAAAGAGTAATTTGCAAACGAAAATTGGAAAAATACTATTTTAAACATTTTCACCTTACTAAAGTATTATAATTGAAGCTGTTTAATTTAACAATTTAAAACAATAAAAGCTAAGATTAAAAATCTTTTTGTAAACAAGTGTTTGTACCTGATCCCCCTTATTTCATTTGCCTTAAACCAGATTGCATGATAAAGATGATAAATAAAAATGCCATTTGAGGATTGAGAATAAAAAAATGAAAGAATTGAAATTAATTGACAGGTTTAACAGGAACCTGAATTATCTCAGGGTTTCTATTACAGACAGATGTAATCTCAGATGTATGTATTGCTCTCCTCCGCGCAGCCATATTCCCAGGTTATCCCATGCCGATATTTTGAGTTATGAAGAAATATTGCATATTATTAATATTGGTGTAGAGCTGGGCATAAACAAGGTAAGAATAACCGGCGGAGAACCACTGGCAAGAAAGGGTATTTATCATTTCCTGGAACAATTAAATAAGATCAAAGGAATTTCAGATATATCCCTTACTACCAATGGCGTACTTCTGAAAGATAATATTGAAAAAATAAAAAATGCAGGCATCAAACGCCTTAATATCAGTCTGGATACCTTAAACCAGGAAAGATTTAAATTAATAACAGGCTTTGATTATTTTAAACAGGTATGGGAAGGAATTCAAAAAGCATATGAACTTGGATTTCATCCCATCAAGATCAATACAGTAGCTATGAAAGGTGTAAATGATGATGAGCTTGCTGATATTGGAA from the Desulfonema limicola genome contains:
- the moaA gene encoding GTP 3',8-cyclase MoaA; translated protein: MKELKLIDRFNRNLNYLRVSITDRCNLRCMYCSPPRSHIPRLSHADILSYEEILHIINIGVELGINKVRITGGEPLARKGIYHFLEQLNKIKGISDISLTTNGVLLKDNIEKIKNAGIKRLNISLDTLNQERFKLITGFDYFKQVWEGIQKAYELGFHPIKINTVAMKGVNDDELADIGKISLSYPFHMRFIEYMPIGDTHLDKERQIMAYEIMELLSGIGELVPVYHDQNDGPAERYKFANARGEIGIIRPLSHHFCSTCNRLRLTASGHLRPCLLSDRQEDIKTPLRNRASDRELVDVFLKAVNFKPMQHHLDQVDSETVKDSMSSIGG
- a CDS encoding response regulator translates to MKGKVLIVDDDPKIGRLLKFKLAKADYETEYCSSGGEALEKIPMLKPHIIVSDIDMPNMNGYEFCEKLRQDSRTASIPFIFLSGRTDTTDQLEGLRLGADDYVCKPVKIDFLLERMEKVMERAIKAKSFKSQADFSGNLSQMNLNDVMQIVESNHKSGELEFSASDGKTMGRILFNKGNLMKAQFGALEGAEAFYGLMDEEEGFFEFFGKEINEPEQITMTNMAALLQGSRLIDEGKGLYSILPDLESVLAKNSVEIPPEIIDRCGKERLQKILVMVEKQLTASEIINSGKMSRPRASAILSELLNSKILSISQNRQERKDKKKDEKSGSGLAIEEWLLTVMKNVETRKLSGTLEIGNRPLKQMIFFHEGSLVHAFHGKVVGKKALYRIFADKGGAPKFQAQAIVVKHTIDDEMKELIEDGNREVELLKDLRKASFNNIITVNHQHMEKVSRIKSRPGLTDVLTLVMQHDRVKDIIDASLLTDLRTYNHLLTMVKLGVINIQKEN